The following proteins come from a genomic window of Alnus glutinosa chromosome 10, dhAlnGlut1.1, whole genome shotgun sequence:
- the LOC133879543 gene encoding heat shock cognate 70 kDa protein-like isoform X1: protein MAGGRGEGPAIGIDLGTTYSCVAVWQHNRVEIIANDQGNRTTPSQVAFTDRGRLVGEAAKNQVTSNAVNSIFDAKRLIGRRFSDSLVQKDIKLWPFKVIESSADKPLIAITYRGEEKRFDAEEISSMVIRKMRRIAEAYLGRTVKNAIITIPANFNDSQRKATMNAGKIAGLNVMRILNEPTAVAIGYGLDKRDIGKRNVLIFDLGGGTTDVSLLTIDKGKFEVKAVAGDTHLGGEDFTNRMLKYFIEIFKRRHKEDISGNAKAMTKLRVACERAKRVLSSKTETRIEVDFLYKGIDFSSIITRAKFVELNRDLFKKSIELVEKCLIDAEMNKRKVDDVVLTGGSSKIPKVQELLQNFFDGKQLNKSINPDEAVAYGAAVQAANLAGMGGKVEQIVLSDVTPLSLGTQVNEGDMSVVIPRNTRIPTKMERNYTTLYDNQTYVLFSVYEGERAKVVYNNWLGEFNLSPIPAAPRGTVSMKACFEVDANGILNVSAVERTTGVNYKITIRNYRAALSTGKIQRMLKDAKKYKVEDDEHRKKIRTKEALDNLAYKMGSLAIDKKTGNKLDTVGKKKRS, encoded by the exons ATGGCCGGCGGCAGAGGAGAGGGGCCAGCAATAGGGATTGATCTGGGGACGACGTACTCTTGCGTGGCAGTGTGGCAGCATAATCGAGTAGAGATCATAGCGAACGATCAGGGCAATAGGACGACGCCGTCTCAAGTTGCCTTCACTGACAGAGGGCGTTTGGTCGGTGAAGCAGCCAAGAATCAGGTCACCAGTAACGCCGTTAACTCTATCTTTG ATGCAAAGCGGTTGATTGGTAGGAGATTTAGTGATTCCTTAGTTCAGAAAGATATCAAGCTTTGGCCATTCAAGGTCATTGAAAGTTCAGCCGACAAGCCTCTGATTGCGATCACTTATAGGGGTGAAGAGAAGCGATTTGATGCAGAAGAAATCTCATCTATGGTCATCAGAAAGATGCGTAGGATTGCGGAAGCCTACCTTGGAAGAACTGTGAAGAATGCTATCATCACTATCCCAGCCAACTTCAATGACTCACAACGTAAGGCCACAATGAATGCTGGAAAAATTGCAGGACTCAATGTCATGAGGATACTCAACGAACCAACTGCTGTCGCCATTGGTTACGGTCTTGACAAGCGGGACATTGGTAAGAGAAATGTGTTGATCTTTGATTTGGGTGGTGGTACTACAGATGTCTCACTACTTACTATTGACAAGGGAAAGTTTGAAGTGAAGGCCGTTGCTGGGGACACTCACCTCGGAGGTGAGGACTTTACCAACAGAATGTTAAAGTACTTCATTGAAATATTTAAGAGGCGGCACAAGGAAGACATTAGTGGAAATGCCAAAGCTATGACGAAGTTAAGAGTTGCTTGTGAGAGAGCAAAGCGAGTTCTTTCTTCTAAAACTGAGACTCGcattgaagttgattttttataTAAGGGTATTGATTTCTCCTCAATTATTACCCGTGCCAAATTTGTAGAACTCAATAGGGACTTGTTCAAGAAGTCTATTGAGCTTGTGGAGAAGTGTTTGATTGATGCTGAGATGAATAAGAGAAAAGTCGACGATGTCGTTCTTACTGGTGGTTCTTCCAAAATTCCCAAGGTGCAGGAGTTGTTGCAGAACTTTTTTGATGGAAAGCAGCTTAACAAGAGCATCAACCCAGATGAAGCTGTGGCTTATGGAGCTGCTGTTCAAGCTGCAAACTTGGCTGGTATGGGTGGGAAAGTTGAACAGATTGTGCTCTCGGATGTCACCCCTCTGTCCCTTGGAACACAAGTTAATGAAGGTGACATGTCCGTTGTGATTCCGAGGAATACCCGCATTCCCACTAAGATGGAGCGGAACTACACCACATTGTATGACAACCAAACTTATGTTTTGTTCTCAGTTTATGAGGGTGAAAGAGCAAAAGTTGTTTATAACAACTGGCTGGGAGAATTTAATCTTTCCCCTATTCCTGCAGCACCCAGGGGTACCGTTTCGATGAAAGCATGCTTTGAGGTTGATGCCAATGGTATCTTGAATGTTTCTGCTGTGGAGCGGACCACTGGCGTCAATTACAAGATCACAATTAGAAATTACAGGGCTGCGCTATCCACAGGAAAAATTCAAAGGATGCTCAAGGACGCAAAGAAATATAAAGTTGAAGATGATGAGCACAGGAAGAAGATTAGGACTAAGGAAGCTTTGGATAACTTAGCCTACAAAATGGGGAGCCTTGCCATTGATAAGAAGACTGGTAACAAGCTTGACACTGTTGgtaagaagaagagaagctgA
- the LOC133879543 gene encoding heat shock cognate 70 kDa protein-like isoform X2, giving the protein MAGGRGEGPAIGIDLGTTYSCVAVWQHNRVEIIANDQGNRTTPSQVAFTDRGRLVGEAAKNQVTSNAVNSIFDAKRLIGRRFSDSLVQKDIKLWPFKVIESSADKPLIAITYRGEEKRFDAEEISSMVIRKMRRIAEAYLGRTVKNAIITIPANFNDSQRKATMNAGKIAGLNVMRILNEPTAVAIGYGLDKRDIGKRNVLIFDLGGGTTDVSLLTIDKGKFEVKAVAGDTHLGGEDFTNRMLKYFIEIFKRRHKEDISGNAKAMTKLRVACERAKRVLSSKTETRIEVDFLYKGIDFSSIITRAKFVELNRDLFKKSIELVEKCLIDAEMNKRKVDDVVLTGGSSKIPKVQELLQNFFDGKQLNKSINPDEAVAYGAAVQAANLAGMGGKVEQIVLSDVTPLSLGTQVNEGDMSVVIPRNTRIPTKMERNYTTFTQGYRFDESML; this is encoded by the exons ATGGCCGGCGGCAGAGGAGAGGGGCCAGCAATAGGGATTGATCTGGGGACGACGTACTCTTGCGTGGCAGTGTGGCAGCATAATCGAGTAGAGATCATAGCGAACGATCAGGGCAATAGGACGACGCCGTCTCAAGTTGCCTTCACTGACAGAGGGCGTTTGGTCGGTGAAGCAGCCAAGAATCAGGTCACCAGTAACGCCGTTAACTCTATCTTTG ATGCAAAGCGGTTGATTGGTAGGAGATTTAGTGATTCCTTAGTTCAGAAAGATATCAAGCTTTGGCCATTCAAGGTCATTGAAAGTTCAGCCGACAAGCCTCTGATTGCGATCACTTATAGGGGTGAAGAGAAGCGATTTGATGCAGAAGAAATCTCATCTATGGTCATCAGAAAGATGCGTAGGATTGCGGAAGCCTACCTTGGAAGAACTGTGAAGAATGCTATCATCACTATCCCAGCCAACTTCAATGACTCACAACGTAAGGCCACAATGAATGCTGGAAAAATTGCAGGACTCAATGTCATGAGGATACTCAACGAACCAACTGCTGTCGCCATTGGTTACGGTCTTGACAAGCGGGACATTGGTAAGAGAAATGTGTTGATCTTTGATTTGGGTGGTGGTACTACAGATGTCTCACTACTTACTATTGACAAGGGAAAGTTTGAAGTGAAGGCCGTTGCTGGGGACACTCACCTCGGAGGTGAGGACTTTACCAACAGAATGTTAAAGTACTTCATTGAAATATTTAAGAGGCGGCACAAGGAAGACATTAGTGGAAATGCCAAAGCTATGACGAAGTTAAGAGTTGCTTGTGAGAGAGCAAAGCGAGTTCTTTCTTCTAAAACTGAGACTCGcattgaagttgattttttataTAAGGGTATTGATTTCTCCTCAATTATTACCCGTGCCAAATTTGTAGAACTCAATAGGGACTTGTTCAAGAAGTCTATTGAGCTTGTGGAGAAGTGTTTGATTGATGCTGAGATGAATAAGAGAAAAGTCGACGATGTCGTTCTTACTGGTGGTTCTTCCAAAATTCCCAAGGTGCAGGAGTTGTTGCAGAACTTTTTTGATGGAAAGCAGCTTAACAAGAGCATCAACCCAGATGAAGCTGTGGCTTATGGAGCTGCTGTTCAAGCTGCAAACTTGGCTGGTATGGGTGGGAAAGTTGAACAGATTGTGCTCTCGGATGTCACCCCTCTGTCCCTTGGAACACAAGTTAATGAAGGTGACATGTCCGTTGTGATTCCGAGGAATACCCGCATTCCCACTAAGATGGAGCGGAACTACACCACATT CACCCAGGGGTACCGTTTCGATGAAAGCATGCTTTGA
- the LOC133880283 gene encoding TPR repeat-containing protein ZIP4 yields the protein MRIAEISSPGATHRDSSPHQLLLSQIESSIKQLEHLSPAASQDDRSPSLHTLSSDLRRSFAQLTHLAPFNNDLKLHLWKLSFRLWNACVDLSNAASFRSSPCAEHHAELRHVASDILALAGDVPGVPSPALKSAAFYHKTGLLWHDLRRLDLASACFVRATDLVSELDHRAVSGAGERKLLLDLNLARSRTAWEASDRNLSLALLNRSKSLLFGSAEHYWALANQYLAFGKGLLSKDDQTSNSEALKLMNESLDLCEKGLGSRSSAVDLRELRAKTLRFISAVHLQKGEYESVIKCVRVLRDQSGDHSHPSLPVLAVKAWLGLGRYGEAEKELRGMAVNKGVPQDVWVSAVEAYFQAVGTAGSETAKDVFLGLLGRCHINAGAAVRLAHRVVGEGGSDSKVRAKVAAELVSDERVVALFSREAAAKERMSMHAVLWNCAAEFFRSKDYGTSAEMFEKSMLYIPYDIESKILRAKGFRVLCLCHLGLSQLDRAQEYINEAEKLEPNIACAFLKFKIYLQKNDHQGAITQIHAMTTCLDFSTDFLSLSAHEAVACHALPVAVAALSNMLNFYVPGKSMPTTEIVVLRTLVTILSQEPGNELEALKFIKRAHNRASELGPDLFFGKEEVGRRERNWFAVTSWNFGTKTGKENNYELCAEFLRLSSEFYCIPVDGQVEENNVMVCKSLILTVSAMIASENQRKAALSDTEVKQAIELLDRAGKILKSISTGTRLHDDQITTLEPDLFFIYTFSAYDMQGRLNDSASQQLLVKSFASSKACNPKHLLQIGLSAYQGPQSNHEVATFALNECLSAFLSSPSPDYQNVALVVRKLIAVASIHKGDTDDDAVYGMYKQAYQIMVGLKEGEYPTEEGKWLAMTAWNRAALPVRMGQIEMAGKWMNVGLELAKRIPGMETYRACMQDFVDGFKKKFHVQNDSESRPQLI from the exons atgagaatcGCAGAGATCTCATCGCCCGGAGCAACCCACAGAGATTCCTCTCCCCACCAACTCCTCCTCTCCCAAATCGAATCCTCCATCAAACAACTCGAGCATCTCTCCCCTGCCGCCTCCCAAGACGACCGGTCCCCCTCCCTTCACACTCTCTCCTCCGATCTCCGCCGATCCTTCGCTCAACTTACTCACCTCGCTCCCTTCAACAACGACCTCAAGCTCCACCTATGGAAGCTCAGCTTCCGCCTCTGGAACGCCTGCGTCGACCTCTCCAACGCCGCCTCCTTCCGCTCTTCTCCTTGCGCCGAGCACCACGCCGAACTCCGCCACGTCGCCTCTGACATCCTCGCCCTCGCTGGCGACGTCCCCGGCGTCCCCTCTCCGGCACTCAAGTCAGCCGCCTTCTACCACAAGACCGGCCTCCTCTGGCACGACCTCCGCAGGCTCGACCTCGCCTCCGCCTGCTTCGTTCGCGCCACGGACCTCGTCTCCGAGCTCGATCACCGCGCTGTCTCCGGCGCCGGCGAGAGGAAGCTCCTCCTAGACCTCAATCTCGCGAGATCCCGCACCGCCTGGGAGGCCTCCGACCGGAATCTCTCCCTGGCACTCCTGAACCGGTCCAAGAGCTTGCTCTTCGGGTCCGCTGAGCACTACTGGGCTCTCGCGAACCAGTACTTGGCGTTTGGCAAGGGTTTGCTATCGAAGGACGATCAGACTAGCAATAGCGAAGCTCTGAAGCTCATGAACGAATCGTTGGATCTGTGTGAGAAAGGACTCGGATCGAGATCAAGTGCGGTCGATCTCAGGGAACTAAGAGCGAAGACGCTTCGGTTCATCTCGGCCGTCCATTTGCAAAAGGGAGAGTACGAGAGCGTGATCAAGTGTGTGAGGGTTCTGAGAGATCAGAGTGGGGACCACAGCCATCCGAGCCTTCCAGTGTTGGCAGTGAAGGCTTGGCTAGGGCTAGGAAGGTACGGCGAGGCGGAGAAGGAGCTAAGGGGCATGGCGGTAAATAAGGGCGTTCCGCAGGACGTTTGGGTGTCCGCCGTGGAGGCATACTTCCAGGCGGTGGGGACGGCAGGTTCCGAGACCGCCAAGGACGTGTTCTTGGGGTTGTTGGGCCGGTGCCACATCAACGCTGGAGCAGCCGTGAGGCTTGCCCACCGCGTGGTTGGTGAGGGTGGTTCTGATTCTAAAGTGAGGGCCAAAGTGGCGGCGGAGCTGGTCTCTGATGAGAGAGTGGTGGCGCTATTCAGCCGCGAGGCCGCCGCTAAGGAGAGGATGTCAATGCACGCTGTGCTTTGGAATTG TGCTGCGGAATTCTTTCGATCAAAAGATTATGGGACAAGTGCAGAGATGTTTGAAAAATCCATGCTTTATATTCCATATGACATAGAGAGCAAAATTCTCCGAGCCAAGGGATTTAGAGTCTTGTGTCTCTGCCATCTTGGCCTCTCTCAGCTTGATCGAGCTCAAGAATACATCAATGAGGCTGAAAAG CTAGAGCCCAACATAGCCTGTGCTTTCCTTaag TTCAAGATTTACCTGCAAAAGAATGACCACCAGGGCGCTATCACTCAAATCCATGCCATGACAACCTGCCTCGATTTTTCAACAGactttctctccctctcagcTCATGAAGCTGTTGCTTGCCATGCTCTTCCTGTGGCTGTGGCTGCTCTATCGAATATGCTAAACTTCTATGTCCCGGGAAAATCCATGCCAACAACAGAAATTGTAGTTCTACGCACCCTAGTCACAATCCTTTCTCAAGAGCCTGGCAACGAGCTGGAAGCTCTGAAATTTATAAAACGTGCTCATAACCGTGCATCTGAGCTTGGTCCTGATCTCTTTTTTGGAAAAGAAGAGGTTGGAAGACGGGAACGGAATTGGTTTGCTGTGACATCATGgaattttgggacaaaaactGGGAAGGAGAACAACTATGAACTATGTgctgaatttttgagattgtcTTCAGAATTCTACTGTATTCCTGTTGACGGGCAAGTGGAAGAAAATAATGTTATGGTTTGTAAGTCGTTAATATTGACTGTATCTGCCATGATAGCTTCAGAGAATCAAAGGAAGGCTGCATTGTCAGACACCGAAGTGAAGCAAGCTATAGAACTGCTTGATAGAGCAGGGAAG ATACTGAAGTCAATCTCAACTGGGACTCGGCTACACGATGATCAAATCACCACCCTTGAGCCTGATCTCTTCTTTATATACACCTTCAGTGCCTATGATATGCAAGGAAGGCTAAATGATTCAGCATCGCAGCAACTCCTTGTGAAGAGTTTTGCCAGCTCAAAAGCTTGCAATCCCAAGCACCTCCTTCAGATAGGCCTTAGTGCCTACCAGGGTCCACAATCCAATCATGAAGTAGCCACCTTTGCTCTAAATGAGTGCCTCTCAGCCTTCCTTTCTTCCCCCTCACCGGATTATCAAAACGTTGCTCTTGTTGTGCGGAAGCTTATTGCGGTAGCAAGCATTCACAAGGGCGATACAGATGATGATGCTGTATATGGCATGTACAAGCAAGCTTACCAGATAATGGTGGGGTTGAAGGAAGGAGAGTATCCTACTGAAGAGGGAAAATGGCTTGCCATGACAGCGTGGAATCGCGCAGCACTGCCGGTGCGGATGGGGCAGATTGAAATGGCCGGGAAATGGATGAATGTCGGCCTGGAACTTGCTAAGCGCATTCCGGGAATGGAGACATACAGGGCATGCATGCAGGACTTTGTTGATGgcttcaaaaagaaatttcatGTGCAGAATGATAGTGAAAGCAGGCCTCAGCTTATATGA
- the LOC133879544 gene encoding rhodanese-like domain-containing protein 4A, chloroplastic codes for MVMIESLSMVLCSCPPVLQTHLKTQKLAIFKPTSPLPNATPIPISTSRQTQFPSAHKTPFQKHLQNPTKTHFSFTLLNLLTSLPCLASEAVVSSTDQVSDKINLESVVLAIDDFLNRNPFFVAGCTFIWLVVIPLTEEYLRKYKFISAIDGFKKLRDDPNAQLLDIRDKKTLKYLGSPNLKILNKGVVQVEFSEGDEDGFVKKVLESFGDVASTVVCVLDNFDGNSMKVAELLFKNGFKEAYAIRGGVRGEKGWMAIQDSLLPPSVHIYPKKKVKTSRKLRMNGGVIQQTEDRNNATSSAYTSIEENWKNDGHLNKSTESIPDMKSGS; via the exons ATGGTTATGATCGAGTCTCTTTCCATGGTGCTCTGCTCCTGTCCACCCGTCCTCCAAACCCACCTCAAAACCCAGAAACTGGCCATCTTCAAACCCACCTCTCCTCTCCCAAACGCCACTCCCATCCCCATTTCCACTTCTCGCCAAACCCAATTCCCCTCCGCCCACAAAACCCCATTCCAAAAACATCTTCAAAATCCAACAAAAACCCATTTTTCTTTCACTCTACTCAACCTCCTCACCTCTCTTCCTTGCCTTGCTTCCGAAGCTGTTGTCTCCTCCACTGACCAAGTCTCTGACAAAATTAACCTCGAGTCAGTCGTACTTGCAATTGATGACTTTCTCAACAGGAACCCATTTTTTGTTGCTGGGTGTACCTTCATTTGGCTGGTTGTCATACCTCTTACCGAAGAGTACTTGAGAAAATACAAGTTCATCTCTGCCATTGACGGATTTAAGAAACTACGGGATGACCCCAATGCGCAGCTCTTGGATATTAGGGACAAGAAGACTTTGAAGTACTTGGGGTCTCCAaatttgaagattctgaataaggGTGTGGTTCAGGTTGAGTTTTCTGAGGGAGATGAAGATGGGTTTGTGAAGAAGGTATTGGAAAGCTTTGGGGACGTGGCAAGTACTGTGGTCTGTGTTCTTGACAA TTTTGATGGTAATTCCATGAAAGTGGCGGAATTGTTATTCAAGAATGGTTTCAAAGAGGCCTATGCAATCAGGGGTGGGGTCAGAGGCGAAAAGGGTTGGATG GCGATACAGGACTCCCTTTTGCCACCTTCTGTGCATATCTATCCTAAGAAGAAAGTTAAAACTTCTCGAAAACTTAGGATGAATGGAGGAGTTATTCAGCAAACTGAAGATAGAAATAATGCTACCTCTTCTGCCTATACCTCTATAGAAGAAAATTGGAAAAACGATGGTCATCTAAACAAGTCAACAGAATCCATACCAGACATGAAAAGTGGTTCTTGA
- the LOC133879457 gene encoding FRIGIDA-like protein 3, translated as MEDTSSVVTLIDSTTSKIQQLQKAFAELESHRAITLNLKWKELEEHFHGLEKSLKRRFHELEDQEKEYETKTIEAQKLLEKRAAAVVAKEQASLERLQEKRDAAIFAIANARENPAIFAIANTREKPAVVTDEGHGGAPSMEEKPPDAVAAESNLEDIKVSSVSGDVEVTSYPELITLCEEMDSKGLHAFISDNRKNLAAIREEIPLALKAAANPAHLVLDSLEGFYHMEVSNLDGKKDSSLLGLRRTCIMLMECLSILLTSPDVVSVPDIISEDVKKQAKAIAEEWKPKLDVLDMDASNGNSLEAHAFLQLLETFGIASDFNEEELSRLIPMVSRRRQTADLCRSLGLSEKMPGVIGVLVNSGRQIDAVNLAFAFELTEQFSPVPLLKSYLKEARKASSPVKTGNSSPTAQNEVNERELTALKAVIRCIEEHKLEHQYPVDPLQKRVLLLEKAKADKKRATEAAKPQPKRPRANGVGYGPRVTNVAATDKTFYPRITDRYPQYMYDNRQYVYSGPADNHCPPLLGSATYNLSPSHGNYFGNGYQYQAPYLH; from the exons ATGGAAGATACCTCGTCAGTTGTTACATTAATTGACTCTACAACCTCAAAGATTCAACAGCTCCAGAAAGCATTTGCTGAACTTGAAAGTCACCGTGCCATAACCCTTAACTTGAAATGGAAAGAACTTGAAGAACATTTCCATGGGCTTGAGAAATCCTTGAAGAGGCGTTTTCATGAGTTGGAAGACCAAGAAAAGGAGTATGAGACCAAAACAATTGAAGCCCAAAAGTTGTTGGAGAAGCGGGCAGCAGCAGTTGTAGCCAAGGAACAAGCTTCACTGGAGAGGCTTCAAGAGAAGAGAGATGCTGCTATATTTGCCATTGCTAATGCTCGAGAGAATCCTGCTATATTTGCCATTGCTAATACTCGAGAGAAGCCTGCTGTTGTCACTGATGAGGGCCATGGTGGGGCACCAAGCATGGAAGAGAAACCACCTGATGCCGTGGCTGCTGAAAGTAACTTAGAAGACATAAAAGTCTCTTCAGTAAGTGGAGATGTAGAGGTGACATCTTATCCCGAGCTCATAACACTTTGTGAAGAGATGGACTCAAAAGGGCTCCATGCTTTTATATCAGACAACCGAAAGAATCTTGCTGCCATAAGGGAGGAAATTCCATTAGCATTAAAGGCTGCAGCTAACCCTGCCCACTTGGTCTTGGACTCTTTGGAAGGTTTTTATCATATGGAAGTGTCCAATCTGGATGGAAAGAAGGATTCAAGCTTGTTGGGTCTCCGTCGAACCTGTATAATGTTGATGGAGTGTCTAAGTATTTTGCTAACAAGCCCAGATGTAGTCTCTGTTCCTGATATCATTTCAGAAGATGTTAAGAAGCAGGCAAAGGCAATTGCTGAAGAATGGAAGCCTAAATTGGATGTTCTTGACATGGACGCGAGCAATGGGAACTCATTGGAGGCTCATGCATTTCTGCAACTTCTGGAAACTTTTGGTATTGCCTCGGATTTTAATGAGGAAGAATTGTCTAGGCTAATACCAATGGTTTCACGGCGTCGCCAAACAGCTGACCTTTGTCGTTCCCTTGGGTTATCGGAGAAAATGCCAG GTGTAATTGGAGTATTGGTTAATAGTGGAAGGCAAATTGATGCTGTTAACTTGGCTTTTGCATTTGAACTTACTGAACAGTTCTCTCCTGTGCCTTTACTGAAATCCTACTTGAAGGAGGCAAGAAAAGCTTCTTCTCCCGTCAAAACTGGAAACTCATCTCCCACAGCACAG AATGAGGTTAACGAACGAGAGCTGACTGCCCTCAAGGCTGTGATAAGGTGCATTGAAGAGCATAAACTTGAGCATCAGTATCCAGTGGATCCACTCCAAAAACGTGTCCTCCTGCTAGAAAAGGCAAAGGCAGACAAGAAGAGGGCAACCGAAGCTGCAAAGCCTCAGCCGAAAAGACCCCGTGCCAACGGTGTAGGATATGGGCCGCGTGTCACTAACGTCGCTGCTACTGACAAGACTTTCTACCCCAGAATCACCGATAGGTATCCGCAGTACATGTATGATAATAGGCAATATGTTTACTCTGGACCTGCTGACAACCACTGCCCGCCTCTTCTGGGTTCTGCAACTTACAACCTCTCTCCCAGTCATGGCAACTACTTCGGAAATGGCTACCAGTACCAAGCCCCGTATCTTCACTAG